From the genome of Trachemys scripta elegans isolate TJP31775 chromosome 2, CAS_Tse_1.0, whole genome shotgun sequence:
CATCAACCCATGCATCTCCCACCCTATCTGTATCCTCTGCAACTCCTTACTCTTCTCATCCACCTTTCACAGTGCCACTGCTGCTCCTCCCAGTCCCTGTGTCCATCTAGCCCCCTGAACCACAGACTAACAGCCCTTTTGCCTGGTTTAAATCTCTTTGAGAAGAGTGGGAAGTGGCAGACACCTTTATTAAGGGCACACCCACTTCCACAGGCAGATAGCATGTAAGGAAATGACAGCCATCATCCTGGCTTCACCCCCATTGACTGTAAAaggagatggtggccattttgaataagggaaaaATTGTGTGTTGGCACCTTTCATCATGAGACAGGTAAAACCACATCCCACAATTGCTAGTCACAATATAATCACGGCCATTGGCAATAATGTTATTCCCTGATGTCGCTGCCTGCACAGTGTACTCATCAAGTGAATACACAGCCCCTCTGTCTGGCAACAGACACTGTCACACTCTAAGATAACTAGCCAGATTTCCCCAGAACACACTGCTGCAAATGTAACTGGAAAGCACAGCAATTGGGAATGATGGTTGGACACTTTGAAGAAGGCAGCTCTATGGACActtctgccagaagctggaagtggaggacaggggatggatcacttggtgattgcctgttctgttcattccctctgaaacacctagCATTggctggatactgggctagacggaccattcgtctgatccagtatggacattctttaagtatttaagtatttcttcacacaacgcacagtcaatctgtggaactccttgccagaggatgttgtgaaggccaagaccataactaggttcaaaaaaagaactagataaattcatgaaggataggtccatcaatggctattaggcaggatgggcagaAAAGGTGtgtctagcctctgtttgccagaagctgggaatgagcgacagggggatggatcacttgatgattgcctgttctcttcattccctctggggcacctggcactggccactgttggaagacaggatactggcctagatggacctttggtctgaccgagtagggccattcttatgttcttatgtcccaAACCATGCGGGCCAACAATCCCGTCATTTTCCTCCTGCAGAAACAGCCAATTACTTTCCTGTTAAGCAATCTGCTCAGTATAGGCCAGCAGCGGTAACTCCCCTATTAGGTACTCCTACAATTGCCACATTATCTTGCATATTATTGCTGTATAGTGGACATCACCTGTTCCCTCTCATCAGAGTTGAGAATTCTGAGATCTTAGCATCAATGTCCAGTCTATGCTCGGAATTAGCTTCAATTTCAGCCACCACAGTGCCAACCCCTAGTGCGCAGAAGGTACCAATTCTGGGGGTTGTCTCTGCTAGTTTTTTCCTTGAGTTAACTTAGGACAAATATCTGCTTGCTGGGGCAACTATTTGGAGAGTGCTCCGATTAACCTTTACAAAAGGGCTCAAGTCAGTTACTCACCCAACACCTGAGCACCGCCATACCCCTAGGGGTTTGCACCAATACAGCTACAATAGAGGCTGAAATCAGAGCTAATTCCCCATTGAAAAGTACAATTGCTGCCCACTCCGCCCACTTTGCTTGACCCGGGGCAATGGCCAAACCCATCGGGAAGGACAATGGTCTAGGAAAAGCCACAcagcagaaaacaaaggagggagggagctgcGGGCACCTCtgctgccaggctgggctggcCCCCGTGCGAACGCCACGCAAGTCACTCCCGCGGGACGCGGGGGCTGCTCGCCCCGGGCGTGAGAGGCGTTCGGGGCAAGcggcggggctggctgggggctgaACCGGCCGGGCGCCCAGGGCCCCGGAACTGCTGTCACAGACTGGGCCCCTCCTTGGCCGACGCGAAGGGGAAGCTCAGGGCCTGACAGCGGCGGAGGGGCTCGAGCAAAGGGGTGGGGACGCGGGCGCGGCAGGGCTCGGGGCGGGCTCCCGGGGGCTCTGGATAGCGGGCTGGTGGCGGGAAGGGGGCTGTCCCGCTAGGACCATCCAGCAGGCCACAGCGGGGCGCTTGTTGTTTCATAACAATCCCGCCGGGCCCAGCCGCAGGTAATCGCCATGGAAACCCGGCCCACCCCGCCCCGGGATAGCTGCTGCTGCGGCTGAGAGACCCTGAAACACTGGAGCGGCGGCCCCGCCCAGCGGGCCCCCGCCAGGTACCGCGGGCCGCGCTCTCGGCCCCAGAGGGGGGAGGGCGCTTCCCGCTGCCATTCGGGCCCGGTAGAGAGACGGAAACAgacagggccggggggggggggaaccgatCCCCTCCCGGTGCCAGGGCCCTCGCTGCGACAGGGACCGGCCTGCCAGcccccttcccacagctccctttCCCCATTGGCCACCACCGCCTTCCTGCAGCTCTGGCCCTGGTTAGTAGGAgcgccctctgccccagctgccTGCATCAGCGCCCCCTAGAAGTAAGCTGGCGAGGGACGCTGCCAACCAGAGGGCACGGGCCTGTTCCCCCACCAGCCCTTCATCCCCACAAGGGGGAAATCGGTTAAGACCTAAGTCTCCTTAAGTGAGTGATTTCCCCCCCTTACTCCCACAGAGCGGTCAAGACTCACTGCCATGGCCGAGGAACCTGCCACTATTTGTTTCAATGAAGAGGATTTTTACTGTCCCGTGTGCCAGGAGGTGTTCAAAACGCCTGTGAGGACAGTAACCTGCCAACACGTGTAGGTATCTGTTGCCCCTGACCTTCCCCTCTATGAGTGCTTGTCCTCTAGCCTCCTGAGAAGCTGTTATTCCTtttgtccccgtcccccccccccagctttccAACACTTGGCCTGGGAGCAGCGTCTAGTGCAGTATGATACATACAGTAAAACTTTACAGAcctttttaaagctttttcaTTCCACTGTGCTGATAATAAACCTCTATCCAATGCTGAATTTAGATTGTGTATGAGGTGTTTCAGAGCTTTTATCATCCTtatttcatttgtaatgaaagaacaatcaggtgaaaaatattttttttacatccCTTGCCTGTATTACTAATGTTATGTTACATATTTAGAAGTGAAAGAATTTTACAAATCTTATTAAATGTGTACCTTTAATTTCTTATCCACTGGCTATATTCTCTCAGATTGGAAAATGGAAAGAGTGTAATCACTTTCATTTTCTAGCTGTCATTCACAATGCTGCAAAAAGTGTATGTTACTTCTGAGAAATGTTTAATTACAAACTAGAAATTTGCCAAAAGCACCCCAAAAGTGTTCCTTTTAAAATCAACACAGACCCTTAAAAGAATGCTGATTATATATGGAAGGTAAGGGGGACTGCACAAACCAACAAATTGGAATTTATGGGGGCAGTTGCGTGAGTGAAGGGCTGCAGTATTGGGCTATATTACAATTGGTCTAGAAATAAACATGAACATCTGATAATTTCCGCAATGTCACATGTTCAATATCTCATTAATGATCATTCAAGTTACACAACTCAAGTGTACTGGAATTAGAAAGTACAATCTCTGTATAAAATGAATTGCCAAACATCCCATAACTTGAGATCAGTGGTATGTTTCTATAATAACTTTACCTCTTTTGATCTGTATTGTTTTTATGAAGACTTATAGATACAGACATCAGCCAGTGATCCTTATCCTGCAGAACTTATTGCTGAACTTAAGGCCTGACTCTactatttttataataaataataatatatctaCTCAACTATCCTTGGTGCTAAAGCAGAAAATATTGACctacccaacttttttttttccctaatttgTGTTTGTGTTAACTTTGAATTAGCTTCTGTAGGAAATGTTTCCTGACAGCAATCAGAGAAAGTGGAACGCATTGTCCTCTATGCCGTGGAACTGTGACTAAAAAAGAAAGATCATGTCCCAAAAGGGCTCTAGATGTTGAAAACAACATGAAGAAGCTTTCTGGGTGTTGTAGATGCTGTGAAAAACAGGTGGAGTAAACATAAGAGTTACTTATTACAAGTGAATAAACTTTCCTTCCTGGGGACCTGATCCTTCATGCTGCTATGTGTCATTAATGCCCAGTAGTTAAAGACTTGCAGCATTGAGCACCAAGTGAGGCAAGAGTGCATACACATGCATCTGAAGTAGAAGTTGGTCCTTAGCTATGAAACAAAGTTTGAAATCAGAGCAAAGTGGCTGCTGAAATAAAGTTGCTTTTCAAgaaagatttattattattattattatttttttttgtaaagtgccaAACTGATAGTGCTCCATAAGTTAGAATAACTGAGAGGAATGAATGAAAACTCTAAAACAGGCCAAGAGAACACGAATAACTATGACAATgagaaatggggaataactagaaAATAAACTAAAGAGCTCATAATGtgctatattttttaaagtgctcaAATTTGCAGCAGAAGagcacaaaattaaaaaatgcaaacagcAATACAAATGTCAGTAAACACTACCATATTATTTAATTTCTCTGCTTTCCCTTTGGTAAAGAGATCACTAATGTTCAGAACACTATGGGTGGAATCCTGTCCCCCTTGAGGTCGATAGGAGTCTTGCTTAaatggaggcaggatttcatccaataGATTTTGTTTATGAAGCATTTGAATCCAAAAAGTCTTAATACTACCCTTCCTCACTCTTGGATCTCAGAGGATTGTGTGAGATCCTCCATGAGTACTGAGTTTGGTGCTTTGTTACTCATGAtctctgtttaaaatgaaataaggtGAGGGAATCATTTAAACGTTCAGGTTTATAAATTATAAAACCAAATGCCATTTACACTCAGTTGCAAACTGGTAGACTGGAAATAACAAAGTGGCTTACATGTGTCATTGAGCATACTAGCTGTGAAAGATAATGTGTTCTTAGAACCTTTGGACATGTTTCTATCTGTAGCTGTCCTGCTTTCACTTCTTTCTGTGAAGCTCTTCATTGTGCTCAAGGGAGCCAGTACTCTAGCTTGACAATAGGAATCCCTGAAAATGTTAGTTTGAGGTGTAACTGACTGCATAAATGGCAAGAGGGCTAGGATCACAAAGCAATACATTATTGCTGAAGGGGAAGggtgtatttaaaacaaatgaatacCCCAGAGTGCCTTTTCCTTTTGTATCAAGAGTTGAATATAATGCCTAATACAATATTAAGTGTTCAGTGCATAGATGGAGTGGATACAGAATGTAGTTGTTAAAGTTGCATTAGAAGAGGAATTAGAATTTAATATATTGTTATACAGGGgtgttctgttttcctttcttacATGCATTGTTTTATCAGAAGTACCGTCATTCTTTTCCCAGATGTTCTAGTTACACTGTAAAATCTAAATGGTTTGAAATTTCATTTACAGGTTAGGTTTTCTCGCATGAGACACCATTATAAAACATGTAAGAAGTATCAGGATGAATATGGTGTTCCTTCTATTGTTCCAAACTTTCAGATTTCCCAAGATTCAACAGGGAACAGGTAATTAATGTATTTCATGTATGACTCAGATAGTTTTTCTAGGgcacattttctttttgtaaacaGTGTTGTCTAAGTTCTTGTGcttcaaaaatgaatatttctccAGAAACACCCTTTCGATCCTGTTCTTTATTCTTCAATCTGTGGCATTTAGAAAAGTGCTGTACAGCATGTTTTGGAATGACTTCCAGAAGCCTTCCCTAAAGGTTGTATAGTGTGAGAGTACCTCCgactgtgggtttttgtttttgtttttttgtttttttgttttttgccttaaCAGCAATTGAGTAAGTTGCTTTATAGGAGGTCTGATTGCTCTTAGGTTTAGAgaagttttatttttcccttattACTATTTAAATGGATAGATGGTCGCTTAGTCTCCTCTTGTTTCAAAATGTTGCTGTCTTCTGTTTAGGATTTTGTCTTCAGATTTGACTCATCTTGAGTTAATCTTCTTGAAAGTGAATAATAGCCCTTTGGCATCTTTACATGTTGGTTTATAAATTATATAACCAGATGCCATTTATCCTCTCTCAGTTGCAAGCCATAAGGCTAAAGAACCTGTTTTGTCAATACCGGAGTAAAAACAAAGCCAGGCATTCAAAATTCACATTTAGTTTAATAGATACTTACACATACTGCGTACTTTCGTTTATCACCATCTATTTTCAGTAGTTCGAccagttgggggaaaaaatccatttgAGTTTCGAATGAATCTATGGTAAAGAACAAGGAATATGTGGAAGTGGGCTCAAATGTGGGCATTTTCCATAACTATCATGCCATGCTGCTCTGAAGTGGTTGAGTTGGAAAAATATTCTGGAAGTTGTCATGTTACTGCACACCAAATTACACACTCAGAATTCCCATGTCTAACACTATAAGACATACATAGTCGAGCAATTTGGCTTGGCTTAGTTAAAGATACATGGTCAAAACCTGCATTTAAAGAAAGTAGCATTCTTGCAAATAACACACTGTATGAAGTACCTAGTGTGCACAAACTGCAGAAACTCATTTCTACAGTTTCAAATTATGGAGGATTAATGCCTTTTAACTACTGTTGTAAAGTATCATCCTGAGCAAACAGCTGTCTAATTCCTTTTAGAAAACAGCCCCTGTCTTCTGTTTACACAGTCCATACTGCCATTGGAACTATTTGTCCTCTTCCcgttcccctccctgccccaaaaatTCAGTCTTGCTGTTGAATGGATAAGCATATACTAAACACTGTTTTCATACTAAATTACTTTACATTCTATTAAAGTTCATCACGCTAACCAAGTGAAAAATAACATCTTGATGGAAAAGAAAAGTTCTGAGCAGGGgtgatatttaattatttgtcaTGTTATATATGCTTACCATATGTTCTACCTATATGATCAGTTTACAATTAATGGGactccatggattttttttttttaaatagaaaaaaaactatATTTTTGGTATCTAGGTATTCAAACACAAATTAAACTTGTATACTTTATCTAACATTTTATATAAAGTAATAGGAGTGATACATCTACATTTGATAACGGAGAGATGGCTAATCTTCAGACACTTCAGGGAGATGCAAGGTAGGCTTCTTCAATTCAATATTGTAGAAGTGATTAAGTTGTCCATATTTAGTGCTAGATATATTTCCAGTAGGGAGAAGACAATTCAAACTTCTTACGAGAGTCTGACAAActtcttttaaatttatttttttaatccttggaTTCATGTACGTGCAAGTTTATCAATTAGAATCTGGTGTTCTTGTTGCTTCTTCTTACTTGAAGAATCTCCAAGATGCATTTTATGGCCTcaataaaaaagacaaaagaattgTCTAAACTCCCTAACGTAATAGAATACATATTGACACACAAATATACAGTTTTTCTTGAAATTTACAATTTAGCAAAGTGTCATCAGAATTCCTTTATTTTGACTACTAACAAAAAAGGCTATGACAATGTCAGCAGATGTTCTGTTATCTCCCTCTGATATCTCTTAAATTCTGTTTTAATAGATCCATATAATACTGTATAACTTCCATTTTTAGTGCACATCCCACATTCAAATGCCCCCTGTGTCAGGAAACCAACTTTACCCGGCAACACCTACTGGATCATTGTAACAATAGACACCTTTATCAGATAGTTCCTGTAGtaagtatatatattttcaatGTAAGCATCTTAAACTCCCCTTATTTTAGTTATTTAGAGTAATAGTTTATTTCTCTGGGCTCTTACAGTTCCAAACAAGCATTATGCTCTAAGAAAAGAATTGCATTGATGACACTGTAGTTAAGTTGAAGAAGGGGTTTTCATTCAAAAACATTTCCCTATTAACTATAACTTTTCTTACTTCACTTCAGTCATaaggcatttgttttttctttgtcatATTAGTTTCAGTTACTGTGTTGAGTTGAAAtgtaaactgttttgttttttgagcttGATGCTTTTATTTTCTGGTCGCTTAACTAGAACTGCTGTTACTTATAGAAACattgtcaatttaaaaatcttatttgtcTTGTAACTTACTATTATTACATATGAAACCTAACATTTCTAAAACCAAAAGCTAAAGAGggaaagatatttttattttactctgtgtagtcagtttcactgtttcctctGTATAGTTTCCTCTTGCACCCTAGTTGTGTGTAAGACCAACACAAACATCAATGGAGCAGAagggagaatattttttttaaaatacaggaaatttttatttaaaaagcaaattggCAGGAGGACTTACAGACAGATGTAGTAACAAATTCCTTTTAACCTCTTTTAAAAAACTTCAAGTTGACAGTCTCAAATGTTAGACATATTATTCTGGAAAACTGTAAATTGTGTAACATTCAAAATGTTGTTTATGTAAAACTCTAGTACATTCACTTTTGAGGTGGATAAGTATCAGATTAAGATTTTACATAGACTACACAATATAATGATGTCTTCTTATTggctaatact
Proteins encoded in this window:
- the RNF138 gene encoding E3 ubiquitin-protein ligase RNF138 isoform X1, giving the protein MAKPIGKDNGLGKATQQKTKEGGSCGHLCCQAGLAPVRTPQRSRLTAMAEEPATICFNEEDFYCPVCQEVFKTPVRTVTCQHVFCRKCFLTAIRESGTHCPLCRGTVTKKERSCPKRALDVENNMKKLSGCCRCCEKQVRFSRMRHHYKTCKKYQDEYGVPSIVPNFQISQDSTGNSNRSDTSTFDNGEMANLQTLQGDASAHPTFKCPLCQETNFTRQHLLDHCNNRHLYQIVPVICPICVSLPWADPSQVTRNLVSHLNLRHQFDYGEFVNLQLDEETQYQNAVEESCHVTI
- the RNF138 gene encoding E3 ubiquitin-protein ligase RNF138 isoform X2, whose translation is MAEEPATICFNEEDFYCPVCQEVFKTPVRTVTCQHVFCRKCFLTAIRESGTHCPLCRGTVTKKERSCPKRALDVENNMKKLSGCCRCCEKQVRFSRMRHHYKTCKKYQDEYGVPSIVPNFQISQDSTGNSAHPTFKCPLCQETNFTRQHLLDHCNNRHLYQIVPVICPICVSLPWADPSQVTRNLVSHLNLRHQFDYGEFVNLQLDEETQYQNAVEESCHVTI
- the RNF138 gene encoding E3 ubiquitin-protein ligase RNF138 isoform X3 yields the protein MAEEPATICFNEEDFYCPVCQEVFKTPVRTVTCQHVFCRKCFLTAIRESGTHCPLCRGTVTKKERSCPKRALDVENNMKKLSGCCRCCEKQVRFSRMRHHYKTCKKYQDEYGVPSIVPNFQISQDSTGNSNRSDTSTFDNGEMANLQTLQGDASAHPTFKCPLCQETNFTRQHLLDHCNNRHLYQIVPVICPICVSLPWADPSQVTRNLVSHLNLRHQFDYGEFVNLQLDEETQYQNAVEESCHVTI